One Gemmatimonadaceae bacterium DNA window includes the following coding sequences:
- a CDS encoding pyridoxal-phosphate dependent enzyme, with translation MSTPDALARLAALPAEPLFAPPSPLDEAKRLRAALGPNAPRIFVKRDDAIPFGFGGNKIRKLSLVAVEARARGADTLITVGGVQSNHMRATASTAARLGMQCVLIANGSPPPVPRANALLDALLGAEIQYVASREQRATTMQTLASRMRVDGRKPFEIPLGASTPVGAAAFVRAIGELKSQLPAGVVPDAIIHATSSGGTQAGLTAGCALHGVSTRVVGVSADDPASAIEATVRGVIDGLGTLAGVDGPALARSVHVTVDDTFVGDGYGIATPASREAQSLAAHTEALFVDHTYTAKALAALIAYVRAGRFRAEHTIVFWHTGGQVGLFA, from the coding sequence GTGAGCACGCCCGACGCGCTCGCTCGCCTCGCCGCGCTGCCGGCGGAGCCGCTCTTCGCTCCGCCGTCGCCCCTCGACGAGGCGAAGCGTCTCCGAGCGGCGCTTGGTCCGAACGCGCCGCGCATTTTCGTCAAACGGGACGACGCCATTCCATTCGGCTTCGGCGGCAACAAGATTCGCAAGCTCTCCCTCGTCGCCGTCGAGGCGCGAGCGCGTGGTGCCGACACGCTGATCACCGTCGGTGGCGTGCAGTCGAATCACATGCGGGCAACGGCCTCGACGGCCGCTCGGCTCGGTATGCAATGCGTTCTCATCGCGAACGGTTCACCGCCGCCGGTGCCACGCGCCAATGCATTGCTCGACGCGCTCCTCGGCGCCGAGATCCAATACGTGGCGTCGCGTGAGCAACGTGCGACGACGATGCAAACGCTCGCCTCGCGTATGCGCGTCGACGGTCGCAAGCCATTCGAGATACCGCTCGGTGCATCGACACCAGTCGGCGCGGCCGCGTTCGTACGCGCTATTGGTGAACTGAAGTCGCAGCTTCCTGCGGGTGTGGTGCCCGACGCGATCATTCATGCAACGTCGTCAGGCGGTACGCAGGCCGGATTGACGGCTGGATGCGCGCTCCACGGCGTGTCGACTCGAGTCGTCGGCGTTAGCGCCGATGATCCGGCGTCGGCGATCGAGGCGACGGTGCGCGGCGTCATCGATGGTCTCGGAACGCTCGCCGGGGTGGACGGCCCCGCGTTGGCGCGCAGCGTGCACGTGACCGTCGACGACACGTTCGTCGGCGACGGCTACGGGATCGCGACACCTGCGTCACGGGAGGCGCAGAGCCTTGCTGCGCACACCGAGGCGCTCTTCGTCGATCACACTTATACCGCCAAGGCGCTGGCAGCTCTCATCGCGTACGTTCGCGCTGGCAGGTTCCGCGCCGAGCACACGATCGTCTTCTGGCATACAGGCGGTCAAGTCGGACTTTTCGCTTGA
- a CDS encoding NAD(P)H-hydrate dehydratase, whose translation MRDDWPRVLVVDSEQSAARDAAAIAGGVPSRALMQRAGAAMAGELMLRAPRRLAGGVRVFAGPGNNGGDAWVVARALAATGIAVRVVEAAPPKTPDAIAERALAVPFVTLDGPGSFGTSERSEGVTIDGLLGTGSSGTPRGAIADCVSAINEARTRGALVVAIDLPTGLDATTGEATHAVQADLTFTFGAVKRGHLVTRQACGTIVVLDIGLGAHASRKDGAPPIVDEAWVFRNVPPIAADAHKGTRKKLAIVGGAPGMAGASILAARAAMRSGIGMVRLVVAPESLAVVQAAEPFALAGSWPGDAKSLEREVLSWADGVVIGPGLGRSTESRALVERVLASWQGPVLLDADALNVFDGDADALARAVGQRQVLLTPHPAEFSRLASMKIEQVLSERFGVGAVFAKRLGATVLFKGTPTTISGPNGDRLVSAAGNPVLAAAGSGDILSGIAGTLLTQIGDALTAGAVGAWIHGRAAEIAVLPDKGRAPRSAPRTPRVRGFTLEDVLLALPSCWPRAAPLPRYPVLLELPAVGEGA comes from the coding sequence ATGCGCGACGATTGGCCGCGCGTTCTCGTCGTCGATAGTGAACAATCGGCCGCACGCGATGCGGCGGCCATCGCTGGCGGTGTTCCGTCTCGCGCGCTGATGCAGCGCGCCGGTGCCGCCATGGCGGGCGAACTAATGCTGCGTGCGCCACGACGCCTCGCCGGTGGCGTGCGTGTCTTCGCCGGACCCGGCAACAATGGTGGCGACGCATGGGTCGTCGCCCGCGCGCTCGCGGCGACGGGCATTGCGGTGCGCGTCGTGGAGGCCGCGCCGCCGAAGACGCCGGACGCGATTGCCGAGCGCGCGCTCGCAGTGCCATTCGTGACGCTTGATGGTCCCGGCTCCTTTGGGACGAGCGAGCGCAGCGAAGGGGTTACAATAGACGGTTTACTCGGCACGGGCTCGTCAGGCACCCCGCGCGGAGCAATTGCCGACTGCGTGAGCGCGATCAACGAAGCGCGCACGCGTGGCGCGCTCGTCGTTGCGATCGATCTGCCGACGGGACTCGATGCGACAACCGGCGAAGCGACGCACGCCGTCCAGGCGGACCTCACGTTCACCTTTGGCGCGGTGAAGCGCGGACACCTCGTGACTCGTCAGGCGTGCGGCACCATCGTCGTGCTCGACATCGGACTCGGCGCGCATGCATCGCGCAAGGATGGTGCGCCGCCGATCGTCGACGAGGCGTGGGTTTTTCGAAACGTGCCGCCGATCGCCGCCGATGCGCATAAGGGGACACGAAAGAAGTTGGCCATCGTCGGTGGCGCGCCTGGTATGGCCGGCGCTTCCATTCTCGCCGCGCGCGCGGCGATGCGCAGCGGGATCGGCATGGTGCGGCTGGTCGTCGCTCCAGAGAGTCTGGCCGTCGTCCAAGCGGCCGAGCCGTTCGCGCTCGCGGGAAGCTGGCCCGGCGATGCGAAATCGCTCGAGCGGGAAGTCCTTTCGTGGGCGGACGGCGTCGTCATCGGACCCGGCCTGGGCCGGAGCACCGAGTCGCGTGCTCTTGTCGAGCGCGTACTCGCGAGCTGGCAGGGGCCGGTACTGCTCGATGCCGATGCACTCAACGTCTTCGATGGCGACGCCGATGCGCTCGCGCGTGCCGTTGGCCAGCGGCAGGTGCTGCTCACGCCACACCCGGCAGAATTCTCGCGGCTCGCTTCGATGAAGATCGAGCAAGTTCTCTCCGAACGCTTCGGGGTCGGTGCCGTGTTTGCGAAGCGCCTCGGTGCAACCGTCTTGTTCAAAGGCACTCCGACGACCATCTCGGGGCCTAACGGCGATCGGCTCGTCAGTGCGGCGGGAAATCCCGTTCTCGCCGCTGCGGGGAGCGGCGACATTCTCTCCGGCATCGCCGGCACGTTGCTCACGCAGATCGGTGACGCGCTGACGGCAGGCGCCGTCGGCGCCTGGATTCACGGCCGCGCTGCTGAAATTGCCGTTCTGCCCGACAAGGGTCGCGCCCCGCGCTCCGCACCCCGCACGCCGCGCGTCCGCGGCTTCACACTCGAGGACGTGCTCCTCGCCTTGCCGTCATGCTGGCCGCGCGCGGCTCCGTTGCCCCGATATCCGGTATTGCTCGAGCTCCCCGCTGTCGGAGAGGGCGCGTGA
- the thiL gene encoding thiamine-phosphate kinase, whose protein sequence is MSPEASQPSLALGGGAEFDAIRAMLGRWGKRATGIGDDAAVLHVPRGDSLVVSVDTTLEGRHFRTGWLSAREIGYRAVTAALSDLAAMAARPLGVLVAFNLSPSYRDSLADLADGIGDALEAAGTYILGGNVSAADTLGLTTTVLGSVFTPLGRDGLRPGDRIYVTGCFGGPAAAVAAWQKGTVPKPELRARFARPVARLREARWLADRGAVAAIDISDGLAADLEHLVAASDVGADIDLARLPLVDGLRDVIQAAASGEEYELLVGARAELDTAEFERMFNLPLTAIGRATSRDEGILFRRGEERVAKPSGYDHLSL, encoded by the coding sequence GTGAGCCCGGAGGCGAGCCAGCCAAGCCTCGCGCTCGGCGGTGGTGCTGAGTTCGATGCCATTCGCGCGATGCTCGGGCGGTGGGGCAAGCGAGCGACCGGGATCGGCGACGACGCCGCGGTCCTACATGTCCCACGAGGAGATTCGCTTGTCGTCAGCGTCGACACCACGCTCGAGGGCCGGCATTTCCGCACCGGCTGGCTCTCCGCGCGCGAGATCGGCTACCGCGCCGTCACCGCGGCGCTCAGCGATCTCGCCGCGATGGCCGCTCGCCCGTTAGGCGTCCTCGTTGCGTTCAATCTCTCGCCATCGTATCGGGACAGCCTGGCTGACCTCGCCGACGGTATCGGCGATGCCCTCGAGGCAGCCGGGACATACATACTCGGCGGAAACGTATCGGCTGCCGATACGCTCGGCCTAACGACGACCGTGCTCGGTTCCGTCTTTACTCCACTTGGGCGTGATGGGCTGCGCCCGGGCGACCGCATTTATGTCACCGGTTGTTTCGGAGGGCCGGCGGCGGCTGTTGCGGCGTGGCAGAAGGGTACGGTGCCGAAGCCGGAGCTCCGCGCACGCTTTGCGCGACCGGTCGCCCGTTTGCGAGAGGCGCGCTGGCTTGCGGACCGTGGCGCGGTTGCCGCAATTGATATCTCCGACGGTCTCGCTGCCGACCTCGAGCACCTCGTCGCCGCGAGCGACGTCGGCGCCGACATCGACCTCGCCCGACTCCCACTCGTCGACGGCTTGCGAGATGTCATTCAGGCGGCGGCCAGCGGCGAAGAATACGAATTGCTCGTTGGGGCGCGCGCGGAGTTGGACACCGCCGAATTCGAGCGGATGTTCAACCTGCCGCTCACTGCCATTGGCCGTGCGACGTCCCGCGACGAGGGCATCCTATTTCGGCGTGGCGAAGAGCGCGTTGCGAAGCCTTCAGGCTACGATCACCTTTCTCTTTGA
- a CDS encoding TIM-barrel domain-containing protein, whose amino-acid sequence MNLQPGSPNVTPNTRARRSVAGLALALTASVSPFVGARAQSLGDVVDVGAEFLKPEQVLFVASRVIRFDPRTGRGALQWDRYVRQPSFNFQKIDRGFARAPSNEFPQTEYDRDPVLSFAIDFVSPRTVRLRFATRDVPLAELESTPSLMLAGPVPIDSSWRVETSDSVVTYRSAFGRLRMIKDPWSIELYDAAGHLLTRTQRLNEPPSLTTYVPFSFLRRSRDVGRSAAATFELSPNEKIYGFGESFTRLDKRGQRIVAFLRDAMGAQSPLQYKAIPFFLSSNGYGMFVHTSAPVTFDVGAEFDAHHAIYTGDELLDLFVFLGAPKDVVSEYTALTGRSPVPPLWSFGFWMSRITYNSEAQVRDVAAKLRQYRIPADVLHLDTGWFETDWRGDFQFSRSRFTDPAKMIGDLAAQGFHVSLWQYTYFTPKNPLWRVLVDSGYFVPNEGGRLPAEDAVLDMSNPAAVRWYQRKLRALLEMGVSVIKADFGEGAPLTGIYHSGRTGWYEHNLYPLRYQDAVTEVTREVRGPNEGIIWARSAWAGSQRYPVHWGGDAENTNQAMAAELRAGLSLGLSGFSFWSHDVGGFLNRAPRDLYRRWLAFGVLTSHTRTHGAPPREPWTYDSAFVDDFRRAVELKYALMPYVWAQARESAAHGWPMLRALFFEYPDDPTSWLVDDEYLFGSDLLVAPLFTDSNRRRVYLPPGSWIDYQTGKAYAGTRWQEIESGAIPIVLLVRDHTVLPHVAVAQSTSAIDWRHIELRVFSTDGQSASGRFALPNGDVQTLRVDGGRLSPDPFAGRVVWRITHASAR is encoded by the coding sequence ATGAACTTGCAGCCCGGTTCTCCAAACGTCACTCCAAATACGCGAGCCCGACGTTCCGTCGCGGGACTCGCCCTCGCGCTCACGGCGAGCGTCTCGCCGTTCGTCGGCGCTCGAGCCCAGAGCCTGGGTGACGTCGTCGACGTCGGCGCCGAGTTTCTGAAACCGGAACAGGTGCTCTTCGTCGCGAGCCGCGTCATTCGGTTCGATCCGCGCACCGGGCGCGGAGCCTTGCAGTGGGACCGCTACGTGCGCCAGCCGAGCTTCAACTTTCAGAAAATCGATCGCGGCTTTGCGCGCGCACCGTCGAATGAATTCCCACAGACGGAGTACGACCGCGATCCGGTACTGTCTTTCGCCATCGATTTCGTGAGTCCGCGTACGGTGCGTCTTCGCTTCGCGACGCGTGACGTCCCGCTCGCGGAGCTCGAGAGCACGCCATCGCTCATGCTCGCCGGCCCGGTCCCGATCGACAGCTCGTGGCGCGTCGAGACGAGCGACAGCGTCGTGACCTATCGAAGCGCGTTCGGCAGACTGCGGATGATAAAAGACCCGTGGTCGATCGAGTTGTACGATGCCGCAGGGCATCTCCTCACACGCACGCAGCGCCTCAACGAACCGCCCTCGTTGACGACGTACGTTCCATTCTCCTTCCTCCGTCGCTCGCGCGACGTCGGGCGCAGCGCTGCCGCAACCTTCGAGCTCTCGCCTAACGAAAAGATCTACGGCTTCGGTGAATCGTTCACGCGCCTCGATAAGCGTGGCCAGCGGATCGTTGCATTCCTGCGCGACGCAATGGGCGCTCAGAGTCCGCTGCAGTATAAGGCGATTCCGTTCTTTCTCAGCAGCAACGGCTACGGAATGTTCGTGCACACGTCGGCGCCGGTCACCTTCGACGTCGGCGCCGAGTTCGATGCACACCACGCGATCTATACCGGCGACGAGCTACTCGACCTCTTCGTCTTTCTCGGCGCACCGAAGGACGTCGTGAGCGAGTACACCGCGTTGACGGGACGAAGTCCGGTGCCGCCCCTCTGGTCCTTTGGGTTCTGGATGAGCCGCATCACGTACAACTCCGAAGCACAGGTGCGTGACGTCGCCGCCAAGCTGCGACAGTATCGCATTCCGGCGGATGTGCTCCACCTCGACACGGGCTGGTTCGAGACCGATTGGCGCGGCGACTTCCAGTTCTCGCGATCGCGGTTCACGGATCCGGCGAAAATGATCGGCGATCTCGCTGCCCAGGGCTTCCATGTGAGTCTCTGGCAGTACACGTACTTCACGCCCAAGAATCCGCTGTGGCGCGTGCTCGTCGACAGCGGATATTTCGTGCCTAACGAAGGCGGACGGCTCCCGGCTGAGGACGCAGTGCTCGACATGAGCAATCCGGCAGCGGTTCGCTGGTACCAGCGAAAGCTGAGGGCTCTGCTCGAGATGGGGGTGAGCGTCATCAAAGCCGACTTCGGCGAAGGGGCCCCCCTCACCGGGATCTATCACTCCGGACGCACCGGTTGGTACGAGCATAACCTGTATCCGTTGCGCTATCAGGATGCCGTGACCGAGGTGACGCGAGAAGTCCGTGGACCTAACGAGGGAATCATCTGGGCCCGAAGCGCGTGGGCGGGGAGCCAGCGATACCCTGTGCACTGGGGCGGCGATGCCGAGAACACCAATCAGGCGATGGCTGCCGAGCTCCGCGCCGGTCTGTCGTTGGGCCTGTCCGGCTTCAGCTTCTGGAGTCATGACGTTGGCGGTTTCCTGAATCGTGCACCGCGCGATCTCTACCGGCGGTGGCTGGCCTTTGGCGTATTGACCTCGCACACACGGACCCACGGCGCCCCACCGCGCGAGCCATGGACGTACGACTCCGCATTCGTCGATGACTTTCGTCGTGCCGTCGAGTTGAAGTATGCGTTGATGCCTTACGTCTGGGCGCAGGCCAGAGAATCGGCGGCACACGGCTGGCCGATGCTGCGCGCCCTCTTCTTCGAGTATCCGGACGATCCGACGTCGTGGCTCGTCGACGACGAATACCTCTTCGGGTCCGACCTCCTCGTGGCGCCGCTCTTCACGGATTCCAATCGGCGTCGAGTGTACCTCCCGCCCGGCTCGTGGATCGATTATCAAACTGGCAAAGCCTACGCTGGTACGCGTTGGCAGGAGATCGAGTCGGGTGCCATTCCGATCGTACTCCTCGTGCGAGATCATACGGTCCTCCCGCACGTGGCCGTCGCGCAAAGCACATCGGCCATCGACTGGCGACACATCGAGCTCCGCGTTTTCAGTACCGACGGTCAATCGGCGTCGGGACGCTTTGCGCTGCCAAACGGTGACGTGCAAACGCTGCGTGTCGACGGTGGCCGTCTGTCACCGGACCCATTTGCTGGCCGAGTCGTATGGCGGATCACCCATGCCTCGGCACGCTAG
- a CDS encoding lysophospholipid acyltransferase family protein, which translates to MTAILAPVVIVARLLGAKEGPRSIYAWATRAWARSLLTAAGVRTRIHNPELLSSGRGVVYISNHVSWFDVFALAAELPRYSFIAKSELRRIPLFGYGAEAAGIVFLDRDNRKAAFESYKLAAKEVERGRSIVVYPEGTRGRDYHLRPFKKGPFVLAIASQCPIVPTVVHGSREIMPKGSFRIRPGIIDVHFLDPIETKGLDYDDRAELMTRVWTRMADTMRDKYGVGTDEYPIAEVGERTA; encoded by the coding sequence ATGACGGCCATTCTCGCGCCCGTCGTGATCGTCGCGCGCCTTCTCGGAGCGAAGGAGGGACCGCGTAGCATCTACGCTTGGGCGACACGAGCCTGGGCGAGATCGTTGCTCACGGCGGCCGGCGTTCGGACGCGCATCCACAACCCCGAGTTGCTCTCGAGCGGCCGCGGCGTGGTGTACATCTCCAACCACGTGAGCTGGTTCGATGTGTTCGCGCTCGCTGCGGAACTGCCGCGGTACAGCTTCATCGCCAAGTCCGAGTTGAGGAGAATTCCGTTGTTCGGCTATGGCGCTGAGGCCGCCGGAATCGTCTTCCTCGATCGCGACAATCGTAAGGCGGCGTTCGAGTCGTACAAGCTCGCCGCGAAAGAGGTCGAGCGTGGTCGATCGATCGTCGTGTATCCCGAGGGCACACGCGGCCGGGACTATCATCTGCGCCCCTTCAAGAAGGGTCCGTTCGTCCTCGCCATCGCATCGCAATGCCCGATCGTTCCGACCGTCGTCCATGGCTCGCGCGAAATCATGCCCAAGGGCTCATTCCGCATTCGTCCGGGAATCATCGACGTGCACTTCCTCGATCCGATCGAAACCAAGGGACTCGACTACGATGACCGCGCCGAGTTGATGACGCGGGTCTGGACGCGCATGGCCGATACGATGCGCGACAAGTACGGCGTCGGAACCGATGAGTATCCAATTGCAGAAGTGGGTGAAAGAACGGCCTGA
- a CDS encoding septum formation initiator family protein, translating into MAKHSSLPRLLWAAVIAGALVFAVQGGEYSTLDLVRQRRDREQMVAAIDSLTRVVDSLQHYRDRLQHDPKLQERLAREDFGMVRGTKELLYRFAGPRDSARDSAAKRRR; encoded by the coding sequence ATGGCGAAACATTCCTCGCTGCCTCGATTGCTCTGGGCGGCCGTCATCGCCGGCGCGCTGGTGTTCGCCGTGCAGGGCGGTGAGTACAGCACACTCGACCTCGTGCGGCAGCGTCGCGATCGCGAGCAGATGGTCGCCGCGATCGATTCCCTCACGCGCGTCGTCGATTCGCTGCAACACTACCGCGACCGGTTGCAGCACGATCCGAAGTTGCAGGAGCGGCTTGCGCGCGAAGACTTCGGCATGGTGCGCGGCACGAAGGAGCTGCTGTATCGTTTTGCGGGGCCGCGCGACAGCGCGCGTGATTCGGCAGCGAAACGGCGGCGGTAG
- the eno gene encoding phosphopyruvate hydratase: MSQIVDIHAREILDSRGNPTVEADVILDDGVMGRAAVPSGASTGEHEAIELRDGETDRYGGKGVRHAVRNIEEAIAPALRGCEATDQLGVDTTMLELDGTANKSKLGANSLLAVSMATSRAAALSVGLPLYRYLGGPLARVMPVPMMNILNGGAHASNTVDFQEFMIVPVGAETFSDALRMGAEVFHALKKVLGKRKLSTGVGDEGGFAPDLRDDEEALNVIIEAIQSAGYAPGKEIALALDVAASELYQDGAYVFKKSGAGKKDAEGMIELYRSWLNEYPIVSIEDGLAEDDWDGWAKLTSAIGERCQLVGDDIFVTNTERLARGIENGVANAILIKVNQIGTLSETLEAIEMARAAGYLSVISHRSGETEDTFIADLAVGTGVGQIKTGSASRTDRVAKYNQLLRIEEQLGAAAEFPGGALYGL, translated from the coding sequence GTGTCCCAGATCGTCGATATTCACGCCCGCGAGATCCTCGACAGCCGCGGCAATCCAACCGTGGAAGCCGACGTCATTCTCGATGACGGAGTCATGGGACGCGCCGCCGTCCCGAGTGGCGCGAGCACCGGCGAGCACGAAGCCATCGAATTGCGCGACGGCGAGACCGACCGTTACGGCGGCAAAGGCGTTAGGCACGCCGTGCGCAACATCGAAGAGGCAATCGCGCCCGCGCTGCGTGGTTGCGAAGCGACCGATCAGCTTGGCGTCGATACGACGATGCTCGAGCTCGACGGCACGGCTAACAAGTCCAAGCTCGGCGCCAATTCGCTGCTCGCCGTCTCCATGGCGACGTCACGCGCCGCGGCGCTTTCCGTTGGCTTGCCCCTCTACCGCTATCTCGGCGGGCCGCTCGCGCGCGTGATGCCCGTGCCGATGATGAACATTCTCAACGGCGGTGCGCACGCGAGCAACACGGTGGACTTTCAGGAGTTCATGATCGTGCCGGTCGGCGCCGAGACGTTCAGCGATGCATTGCGTATGGGCGCTGAAGTGTTTCACGCGCTCAAGAAGGTGCTCGGCAAGCGGAAGCTGAGCACGGGCGTCGGCGACGAAGGCGGCTTCGCTCCGGACCTCCGTGATGATGAGGAAGCGCTCAATGTCATCATCGAGGCGATTCAGAGCGCCGGTTATGCGCCAGGCAAGGAGATCGCGCTGGCGCTCGACGTCGCGGCGAGCGAGCTCTATCAGGACGGCGCCTACGTCTTCAAGAAGAGCGGGGCAGGGAAGAAGGACGCCGAGGGGATGATCGAGCTCTATCGCTCGTGGCTCAACGAGTACCCGATCGTGTCGATCGAGGATGGTCTCGCCGAGGACGACTGGGACGGCTGGGCAAAGCTCACGAGCGCGATCGGCGAGCGATGCCAACTCGTCGGTGACGACATCTTCGTCACGAACACCGAGCGACTCGCGCGTGGTATCGAGAACGGCGTCGCCAATGCGATTCTCATCAAGGTGAATCAGATCGGGACACTCAGCGAAACCCTCGAGGCGATCGAGATGGCGCGTGCCGCGGGGTATCTGTCAGTCATCTCGCACCGCTCTGGCGAGACGGAAGACACGTTCATCGCGGACCTCGCGGTCGGGACCGGCGTCGGGCAGATCAAGACGGGCTCGGCGAGCCGCACCGACCGCGTCGCGAAGTACAACCAGCTGCTGCGCATCGAGGAGCAGCTTGGCGCCGCCGCCGAGTTCCCCGGCGGCGCGCTCTACGGTTTATAG
- a CDS encoding Minf_1886 family protein, which yields MDRIRMRESRFDERAYLFVLTALEYCQQRLPERRHINGRELAIACRELAVDHYGVLARLVLEHWGVRTTADIGNVVFTLVDLELLMSQPSDTREEFIGVYDFEESFEREYPWCGVQPV from the coding sequence ATGGACCGCATCCGCATGCGGGAATCGCGCTTCGACGAGCGCGCGTATCTCTTCGTCCTCACGGCCCTCGAGTATTGTCAGCAACGCCTGCCGGAGCGACGCCACATCAATGGACGCGAGCTCGCGATCGCCTGTCGTGAGCTCGCAGTTGACCATTACGGCGTCCTCGCGCGGCTCGTGCTCGAACATTGGGGAGTTCGCACGACGGCGGACATCGGTAATGTCGTGTTCACGCTCGTCGACCTCGAGCTGCTCATGAGTCAACCGTCCGACACGCGCGAAGAATTCATCGGCGTCTACGACTTCGAGGAGTCGTTCGAGCGCGAATATCCATGGTGTGGGGTGCAGCCCGTCTAG
- a CDS encoding DUF305 domain-containing protein has translation MIHPRHRYRAGALFIAAALFAVASTAHAQKPTPTSTHMDHRQMAGMSMDLPPVSIPTGAIFTEADVRFMQGMIAHHAQAIYMSRLAAAHDATPHLLKFAQKIDQSQQAEIRLMQQWLRANGQFAPDTSSWRQMSMPGMLTAQQLTQLDAAKGADFDRLFLMFMIQHHEGALKMVSDLFDTPRAGQDIDVSVFANDVQLVQTAEIGIMRRMLNNL, from the coding sequence ATGATCCACCCTCGACACCGCTACCGAGCCGGCGCGCTGTTCATTGCCGCCGCTCTCTTCGCGGTCGCGTCAACGGCGCACGCGCAGAAACCCACGCCCACCTCCACGCACATGGACCACCGCCAGATGGCGGGAATGTCCATGGACTTACCGCCCGTTTCGATCCCGACGGGCGCCATCTTCACCGAGGCAGACGTCCGCTTCATGCAGGGCATGATCGCGCATCACGCGCAAGCCATTTACATGTCCCGTTTGGCAGCTGCGCACGATGCCACTCCGCATCTCCTCAAGTTCGCGCAGAAGATCGATCAGTCGCAGCAGGCCGAGATCCGGCTGATGCAGCAATGGCTGCGCGCCAACGGTCAGTTCGCGCCAGATACATCGTCCTGGCGGCAGATGAGCATGCCGGGCATGCTCACCGCCCAACAGCTAACGCAGCTCGATGCAGCGAAAGGCGCGGACTTCGATCGCCTCTTCCTCATGTTCATGATTCAGCACCACGAGGGCGCGCTCAAGATGGTGAGCGACCTCTTCGATACACCACGCGCGGGTCAGGACATCGACGTGTCGGTGTTCGCGAATGACGTCCAACTGGTGCAGACCGCCGAGATCGGCATCATGCGCCGCATGTTGAACAATCTCTAA
- a CDS encoding FMN-binding negative transcriptional regulator — MYIPPANAETNEDTLFSFLAANPFGTLVTQSTGGEFVATHLPLIAHREGGSHGVLEGHIAKANSQHELGACRALVIFTGPDAYISPSWYASKDEHGKVVPTWNYVAVHVYGTVRFTSDEAFLSQHLQQLVATHEGTRPAPWAIGDAPRDYIERQMRAIVGIQLSIERIEGKWKMSQNRPEKDIDGVIENLLKSPAAKDRAVADIVATRKRSR, encoded by the coding sequence ATGTATATCCCACCAGCGAATGCGGAGACGAACGAGGACACACTCTTCTCGTTTCTCGCTGCGAATCCATTCGGCACACTCGTCACGCAGTCGACTGGTGGAGAATTCGTCGCGACGCACTTGCCTCTGATCGCCCACCGCGAGGGCGGGAGCCACGGAGTGCTCGAGGGGCATATCGCGAAGGCGAACTCGCAGCACGAGCTCGGTGCGTGTCGCGCGCTCGTGATCTTTACCGGTCCCGATGCGTACATCAGTCCATCCTGGTACGCGTCGAAGGACGAGCATGGCAAGGTGGTACCCACCTGGAATTACGTTGCCGTTCACGTCTACGGGACCGTGCGCTTCACGTCAGACGAAGCCTTTCTCTCGCAACATCTGCAGCAGCTCGTCGCGACGCACGAGGGCACGAGACCAGCGCCGTGGGCCATCGGCGATGCGCCGCGCGATTACATCGAGCGCCAGATGCGGGCGATCGTCGGCATTCAGCTGTCGATCGAGCGCATCGAGGGCAAGTGGAAGATGAGTCAAAATCGGCCCGAGAAGGACATCGACGGCGTTATTGAGAATCTGCTCAAGTCTCCGGCGGCGAAGGATCGTGCCGTCGCCGACATCGTGGCGACGCGGAAACGCTCAAGGTGA